In the genome of Monodelphis domestica isolate mMonDom1 chromosome 2, mMonDom1.pri, whole genome shotgun sequence, one region contains:
- the LOC130456997 gene encoding keratin-associated protein 3-3-like: MSFHDCCCSVPTGPATTICSSDKCCRCGVCLPSTCPHTTWLLEPTCCDCCPPPCHIPQPCVPTCFLLNSAQPLPSLENLDLTTYTQPCPCEPCLPCGC; encoded by the coding sequence ATGTCTTTCCACGACTGCTGCTGCAGTGTCCCCACTGGACCCGCCACCACCATCTGCTCTTCTGACAAGTGCTGCCGATGTGGAGTCTGCCTGCCCAGCACCTGCCCACATACCACTTGGCTGCTGGAGCCCACCTGTTGTGACTGCTGCCCACCCCCTTGCCACATCCCTCAGCCCTGTGTGCCCACATGCTTCCTGCTCAATTCTGCCCAGCCCCTCCCAAGCCTGGAGAACCTGGACCTGACCACATACACCCAGCCTTGCCCCTGTGAGCCCTGCCTCCCCTGTGGCTGCTGA
- the KRT40 gene encoding keratin, type I cytoskeletal 40 — protein MTSECPPKSDTPESCSKASDHSSVSTRSTEIPCLPSTGVTSRCQTPTFFARSCQPTSCLATCYLHGSCNIPCVVGSCGWGEEGVFNSNEKETMQFLNDRLACYLERVRGLEQENAALECKIREQCEPEVPLMCLDYQCYFDTIENLQQKILCTKAENSRLAVQIDNFVLAVDDFRSKYEAELSLRQQAEADIKGLRKILDDLTLCKCDLEAHVESLKEDLLSLKKNHDEEVCLLKEQLGDQLNVELDTAPPVDMNKVLDDMRCQYEMVVADNRRDVEQWFTLQTEELNQQQLSSSEELQCCQSEVLELKRTANALDIELQAQHGLIESLECTQAETEAQYSTQLAQMQCLIDNVESQLAGIRCDLERQNQEYQVLLDMKALLECEIATYQSLLESEDSKLPCNPCSSSTTSGNTCEPCTACLICTVEGCQV, from the exons ATGACTTCTGAATGTCCCCCCAAAAGTGATACTCCTGAGTCCTGTTCTAAGGCATCAGACCATTCCTCTGTTTCAACCCGTTCTACTGAGATTCCCTGCCTCCCGAGTACTGGGGTAACATCCAGATGCCAAACCCCAACCTTCTTCGCCAGGTCCTGTCAACCCACAAGCTGCCTAGCAACTTGCTACCTTCATGGGAGCTGTAACATCCCTTGTGTGGTAGGTAGCTGTGGTTGGGGTGAGGAAGGAGTCTTCAACAGCAATGAGAAAGAGACTATGCAGTTCCTGAACGATCGCCTGGCCTGCTACCTGGAGAGGGTCCGAGGCCTGGAGCAAGAGAATGCTGCCCTGGAGTGCAAAATCCGAGAGCAATGTGAGCCAGAAGTCCCTCTCATGTGTCTAGATTATCAGTGTTACTTCGACACGATTGAAAATCTACAACAAAAG ATCTTGTGTACCAAGGCAGAGAATTCTAGATTAGCTGTTCAGATTGACAACTTCGTATTAGCTGTGGATGACTTTAGATCAAA gtaTGAGGCTGAACTCTCTCTTCGCCAACAAGCAGAAGCTGACATCAAAGGCCTCCGAAAAATCTTGGATGACTTGACTCTTTGTAAATGTGACCTAGAGGCTCATGTGGAATCTTTGAAGGAAGATTTACTCTCTCTCAAGAAAAATCATGATGAA GAAGTGTGTTTATTGAAGGAACAGCTTGGAGATCAGCTCAACGTGGAACTGGACACTGCCCCACCTGTGGATATGAACAAGGTCCTGGATGACATGCGATGCCAGTATGAAATGGTGGTTGCTGATAACCGCAGAGATGTTGAGCAATGGTTCACCCTCCAG ACAGAGGAACTGAATCAGCAGCAGCTGTCCagctcagaggagctccagtgctGCCAATCAGAAGTCCTTGAGCTGAAGAGGACAGCAAATGCTCTGGACATTGAACTCCAGGCACAACATGGCTTG ATAGAATCTCTGGAATGCACCCAGGCAGAAACAGAGGCACAATATAGCACACAGTTGGCCCAGATGCAATGCCTAATTGATAATGTAGAATCCCAGCTGGCTGGCATACGTTGTGACCTGGAGCGGCAGAACCAAGAATATCAGGTCCTCCTGGACATGAAGGCTCTGCTAGAGTGTGAGATTGCCACCTACCAAAGCCTGCTGGAGAGTGAAGACTCCAA ACTTCCCTGCAACCCATGTTCCTCATCAACTACCTCTGGCAATACCTGTGAACCCTGCACAGCCTGCTTGATTTGTACAGTTGAAGGATGCCAAGTCTGA